In the Solanum pennellii chromosome 5, SPENNV200 genome, one interval contains:
- the LOC114077138 gene encoding uncharacterized protein LOC114077138: MASENNFVQAAIPRFDGHYDHWSMLMENFLRSKEYWQIIEDGISAPTEVEALTNAQKMEFEARKLKDLKAKNYLFQAIERPILETILCKETSKDIWDSMRKKYQGTARVKRAQLQALRRDFETLQMKEGESVMSYCARTMETSNKMRFHGEKMNDVTIVEKILRSLTPKYDYVVCSIEESKDIDELSLDELQSSLLVHEQKMNRNSTSEEQALKAYTFISSNSRGRGRGRGRGRGRADRGNRDGGNKEGCGNFRGNDYGKGRGRDFDKSKAA, translated from the exons ATGGCTTCAGAGAACAACTTCGTGCAAGCAGCCATTCCTCGTTTTGATGGTCATTATGACCATTGGAGTATGCTGATGGAAAATTTTTTACGGTCAAAAGAGTATTGGCAAATTATCGAGGATGGCATCAGCGCTCCAACGGAAGTCGAGGCTTTGACGAATGCTCAAAAGATGGAGTTCGAAGCAAGAAAGTTGAAAGATTTGAAGGCAAAAAATTACCTCTTTCAGGCTATTGAGCGTCCTATCTTGGAAACTATTCTTTGTAAAGAAACTTCCAAGGATATATGGGACTCCatgagaaagaaatatcaaGGTACTGCTAGAGTGAAGCGCGCACAGCTTCAAGCCTTAAGAAGGGATTTTGAGACTTTGCAGATGAAGGAAGGAGAGTCTGTAATGAGTTACTGTGCTAGAACGATGGAGACTAGCAACAAAATGCGATTCCATGGAGAGAAGATGAACGATGTCACAATTGTTGAAAAGATATTGCGTTCTTTAACGCCgaagtatgattatgttgttTGCTCTATTGAGGAGTCAAAAGATATAGATGAGTTATCGCTTGATGAATTGCAAAGCTCTTTATTGGTACATGAACAGAAGATGAATCGAAATTCAACTTCTGAGGAGCAGGCCTTGAAGGcttatacttttatttcttCCAATTCTAGAGGAAGGGGTAGAggtagaggaagaggaagaggaagagcaGATCGTGGAAATAGAGACGGAGGCAACAAAGAAGGCTGCGGAAATTTTAGAGGTAATGACTACGGTAAAGGCAGAGGAAGGGATTTCGATAAATCCAAG GCTGCCTGA